Proteins encoded within one genomic window of Brassica rapa cultivar Chiifu-401-42 chromosome A09, CAAS_Brap_v3.01, whole genome shotgun sequence:
- the LOC103838843 gene encoding CST complex subunit CTC1 isoform X3, with translation MENATLITISDLVNEGRPITGASSLFYSSSPHPQSSRKFLAPLNYPAVIVGTLALPSETLKCPNRYCFRFTDGVSTICCDIIGFEIRAIGSTIRVLSWNFIPTNHHGGGFLEIIKWRFVEEMLSRCSFPLVPPPPRSSVENGGGKSRYSVRGVLESVSPVSLVPLGSDDSVNVPVKGFLVKVMACECKECRRKDVLDSVDSSHCFDKAVFVYFCGSVAASWHPAIVKLVGRNIALSAMKKKLVYISKCDSLLVFVTTENSLLHSPWISKKDESFKSVVDGRGNCGSYLGFVNGLYMKGKLVELDEDVWLLLTDQIHNRSHSIRTGSLIFVRNVHFVNTRFSWGKVLILGACCKTSITVEKFSPFETSCLVDSCLQTSLTRFVESLSFPARFWTLLVSSCFQNFGRMPSDKESLRSCQEDELTKMYAESRIPPSMFQPRCGIFTEFCMHESCGCNSEARDCNLKLVMPISSFVHHYKVLLDELLSRIKKDDTQFIASNCLIQKRYCHTNVKILKSEDIGVILLGRLKVSASGILQLQDRTSSTNVLMPDFLSDRNSCRIYEVSDYNLIMEIPESMRHIPFLQKPLHCKILLDPTSMDSDNALTVPFSLSFGAASCRTALVDQSIDWRHDLNEFKGGRFHVFRVTHKFPILKKGLPGMPDCTSVFIEAVIIPWELVCTVTEEDAAAPQFDESKASQEEHPRKRCKTNNSLGNERVLSVPHEISCDMTVRCASSHWSAVAATLSNLKEKKSGNMRSVKRVLLEFIPKCKNYNGLQIGGFYLMKHDIDDSFCFGRSSISNNDKINIRPESRLWSLEFSFDEVSTQDGSMDVYPLVSSQPSPAVEKRDVSCPQRFSDVSLLLPYDAKALFSVYLKDLDELNKPVAVEKDGDNTQGEVIMHAEPSQPPLSNSLFPEGNLATFTGDVVAVEAVDSSVISSYCIHVRVDYQIVKIFGPLRRHSYLTGFGPGVNATFYRILGTREESRFLLSSASFVKINSRKALNGPALDKPTHQTAIGLPKIRPQESSGHKDNLQINFVFKVLSVHLLVLQVESDDPSENKCGENIDIPLAGFVVDDGSSTYLCWTSGERAFTFLRLHEELPEDAIDVDQWIRSDSSRSTTAYHLEKIVWVHKRIVIKVNGSQNDALFQNLTIDVASQQLLAESEDNFLKWLILNATSGPMWDVTASSMDMTMIQHVEREQCVEMEASGLTRRNVWGNEICQVDTLVRAWSLLQGLLIT, from the exons ATGTCCGAATCGCTACTGCTTTCGGTTCACAGACGGCGTCTCGACGATCTGCTGCGATATCATCGGTTTCGAAATTCGCGCGATTGGGAGTACCATACGTGTTCTCTCTTGGAATTTCATTCCTACGAATCATCACGGTGGGGGGTTTTTGGAGATTATCAAGTGGAGATTCGTGGAGGAGATGCTTTCTCGGTGTTCGTTTCCATTggttcctcctcctcctcggaGCTCAGTAGAGAATGGTGGTGGTAAGTCACGGTATAGCGTCCGTGGTGTGTTGGAGTCTGTTAGCCCTGTGTCTCTTGTTCCTTTGGGTTCTGATGATTCCGTAAACGTTCCTGTGAAGGGGTTTTTAGTTAAGGTAATGGCTTGTGAGTGTAAAGAATGTAGACGGAAGGATGTGTTGGATTCGGTTGACTCTAGTCACTGTTTTGACAAGGCAGTCTTCGTTTACTTCTGTGGTTCAGTTGCTGCGAGTTGGCACCCTGCTATTGTGAAGCTAGTTGGAAGAAACATTGCTCTATCGGcgatgaagaagaagttggTATATATAAGCAAATGTGATTCTCTGTTGGTGTTTGTGACCACTGAGAACTCTCTTCTTCATTCACCTTGGATTTCTAAGAAAGATGAATCTTTTAAAAGTGTTGTTGATGGGCGAGGTAACTGCGGTTCCTACCTTGGATTTGTCAACGGCTTGTACATGAAAGGGAAGCTTGTTGAGCTGGATGAAGATGTCTGGCTTTTATTGACGGATCAGATACATAACAGATCACACAGTATCCGGACTGGTTCCCTT ATTTTTGTCAGAAATGTTCATTTTGTGAATACCAGATTTTCTTGGGGAAAAGTGCTTATACTTGGGGCATGTTGTAAGACCAGCATCACAGTTGAGAAATTTTCACCTTTTGAAACAAG TTGTCTTGTAGATTCTTGTTTGCAGACATCTCTTACTCGATTCGTTGAGTCTTTGTCCTTTCCTGCAAGATTTTG GACACTACTTGTTAGTTCATGCTTCCAGAACTTTGGCCGAATGCCATCAGACAAGGAAAGCTTGAGATCATGCCAG GAGGATGAACTGACAAAGATGTATGCAGAGTCACGAATACCACCATCCATGTTTCAACCTAGG TGCGGGATTTTTACTGAATTCTGCATGCATGAATCTTGCGGATGCAATAGTGAAGCTCGTGATTGCAACCTAAAACTG GTCATGCCTATCTCAAGTTTTGTCCACCATTACAAGGTCTTGCTGGATGAATTGCTTTCTCGGATTAAGAAAGATGACACCCAGTTTATTGCTAGTAATTGCTTAATTCAGAAAAGATACTGTCATACAAATGTGAAGATTCTAAAAAGTGAAGATATTGGTGTTATCTTGCTTGGAAGATTGAAG GTTTCAGCTTCTGGAATACTACAGTTGCAAGACAGAACTAGCAGCACTAATGTTCTGATGCCAGACTTTCTAAGTGATAGAAATTCGTGCAGGATATATGAG GTTTCTGATTACAATCTCATTATGGAAATACCTGAATCAATGCGCCACATCCCGTTTCTTCAAAAGCCACTTCACTGTAAAATTTTGCTTGATCCCACTTCAATGGATAGCGACAACGCCTTGACAGTGCCATTTTCTCTATCGTTTGGTGCTGCAAGCTGTAGAACTGCTCTCGTAGATCAGTCTATTGACTGGAGGCATGATCTCAATGAGTTCAAAGGGGGCAGGTTTCACGTATTTAGGGTGACCCATAAATTTCCAATTCTCAAAAAG GGTCTTCCAGGAATGCCTGACTGCACCAGTGTTTTCATCGAAGCTGTAATCATTCCATGGGAACTCGTTTGCACTGTGACCGAAGAAGACGCAGCTGCTCCCCAATTTGATGAAAGCAAGGCCTCCCAAGAAGAACATCCACGTAAGAGATGTAAAACTAATAATTCATTAGGGAATGAAAGAGTATTGTCTGTACCGCATGAAATTTCTTGCGACATGACCGTTCGATGTGCAAGCAGTCACTGGTCGGCCGTAGCAGCAACTCTGTCTAATTTAAAGGAAAAGAAAAGTGGTAACATGCGAAGTGTGAAGCGTGTGCTGTTAGAATTCATACCTAAATGCAAAAACTATAAT GGGTTGCAGATTGGCGGTTTCTATTTGATGAAGCATGACATTGacgattctttttgttttggacGGTCCAGCATATCTAACAATGATAAAATCAATATCAGACCCGAATCACGTTTATGGAGTCTGGAATTTTCTTTTGATGAAGTTTCAACCCAGGATGGATCTATGGATGTATATCCTCTGGTGTCTTCTCAACCATCTCCTGCGGTGGAAAAACGAGATGTTTCTTGTCCACAACGTTTTTCAGATGTTTCGCTTCTTCTCCCTTATGATGCAAAAGCTCTCTTCTCAGTATATCTTAAGGACTTGGACGAACTGAACAAGCCAGTCGCAGTTGAAAAGGATGGAGATAATACTCAGGGAGAGGTTATCATGCATGCAGAGCCGTCTCAACCACCTCTTTCCAACAGCTTGTTTCCTGAGGGAAACCTAGCGACTTTCACGGGTGATGTAGTAGCAGTTGAGGCTGTTGACTCGAGTGTCATCAGCAGCTATTGCATTCATGTTCGAGTCGATTATCAAATT GTGAAGATTTTTGGTCCACTTAGAAGGCACTCATACCTCACTGGATTTGGCCCTGGGGTGAATGCAACATTCTACCGAATTCTTGGAACTAG AGAGGAAAGCAGGTTTCTCTTGTCATCAGCATCTTTTGTCAAAATAAACTCACGAAAGGCATTGAATGGTCCAGCTTTAGACAAACCGACTCATCAAACTGCTATTGGTCTACCTAAAATTAGACCTCAAGAATCCTCAGGACACAAGGATAATCTGCAAATTAACTTTGTCTTCAAG GTTCTTTCAGTTCATCTTCTGGTTCTCCAAGTGGAATCTGATGATCCTTCAGAAAACAAATGTGGGGAAAATATAGATATACCGCTTGCAGGATTTGTGGTAG ATGACGGATCATCAACTTATCTTTGCTGGACGAGTGGGGAAAGAGCATTTACATTTCTTAGGCTGCACGAAGAATTGCCTGAAGACGCCATTGATGTGGACCAGTGGATCAGAAGCGACAGCAGCCGGAGCACAACAGCTTACCATCTTGAGAAAATAGTTTGGGTTCACAAGAGAATAGTGATTAAGGTCAATGGATCACAAAATGATGCCCTTTTTCAAAACCTCACCATTGATGTTGCTTCACAACAACTTCTCGCCGAGTCTGAGGATAATTTCCTCAAGTGGTTGATACTAAATGCCACTAGCGGCCCCATGTGG GATGTTACGGCGAGCTCAATGGACATGACAATGATTCAGCATGTGGAGAGAGAACAGTGTGTGGAGATGGAAGCTTCAGGGCTTACACGTCGGAACGTTTGGGGCAATGAAATATGTCAAGTGGATACGTTGGTCCGAGCTTGGAGCTTACTCCAAGGTTTGCTAATTACGTGA
- the LOC103838843 gene encoding CST complex subunit CTC1 isoform X2 → MENATLITISDLVNEGRPITGASSLFYSSSPHPQSSRKFLAPLNYPAVIVGTLALPSETLKCPNRYCFRFTDGVSTICCDIIGFEIRAIGSTIRVLSWNFIPTNHHGGGFLEIIKWRFVEEMLSRCSFPLVPPPPRSSVENGGGKSRYSVRGVLESVSPVSLVPLGSDDSVNVPVKGFLVKVMACECKECRRKDVLDSVDSSHCFDKAVFVYFCGSVAASWHPAIVKLVGRNIALSAMKKKLVYISKCDSLLVFVTTENSLLHSPWISKKDESFKSVVDGRGNCGSYLGFVNGLYMKGKLVELDEDVWLLLTDQIHNRSHSIRTGSLIFVRNVHFVNTRFSWGKVLILGACCKTSITVEKFSPFETSCLVDSCLQTSLTRFVESLSFPARFWTLLVSSCFQNFGRMPSDKESLRSCQEDELTKMYAESRIPPSMFQPRCGIFTEFCMHESCGCNSEARDCNLKLVMPISSFVHHYKVLLDELLSRIKKDDTQFIASNCLIQKRYCHTNVKILKSEDIGVILLGRLKVSASGILQLQDRTSSTNVLMPDFLSDRNSCRIYEVSDYNLIMEIPESMRHIPFLQKPLHCKILLDPTSMDSDNALTVPFSLSFGAASCRTALVDQSIDWRHDLNEFKGGRFHVFRVTHKFPILKKGLPGMPDCTSVFIEAVIIPWELVCTVTEEDAAAPQFDESKASQEEHPRKRCKTNNSLGNERVLSVPHEISCDMTVRCASSHWSAVAATLSNLKEKKSGNMRSVKRVLLEFIPKCKNYNIGGFYLMKHDIDDSFCFGRSSISNNDKINIRPESRLWSLEFSFDEVSTQDGSMDVYPLVSSQPSPAVEKRDVSCPQRFSDVSLLLPYDAKALFSVYLKDLDELNKPVAVEKDGDNTQGEVIMHAEPSQPPLSNSLFPEGNLATFTGDVVAVEAVDSSVISSYCIHVRVDYQIVKIFGPLRRHSYLTGFGPGVNATFYRILGTREESRFLLSSASFVKINSRKALNGPALDKPTHQTAIGLPKIRPQESSGHKDNLQINFVFKVLSVHLLVLQVESDDPSENKCGENIDIPLAGFVVDDGSSTYLCWTSGERAFTFLRLHEELPEDAIDVDQWIRSDSSRSTTAYHLEKIVWVHKRIVIKVNGSQNDALFQNLTIDVASQQLLAESEDNFLKWLILNATSGPMWVRSSSLISWSKFLSGRRLFISSPIFIILVNAGCYGELNGHDNDSACGERTVCGDGSFRAYTSERLGQ, encoded by the exons ATGTCCGAATCGCTACTGCTTTCGGTTCACAGACGGCGTCTCGACGATCTGCTGCGATATCATCGGTTTCGAAATTCGCGCGATTGGGAGTACCATACGTGTTCTCTCTTGGAATTTCATTCCTACGAATCATCACGGTGGGGGGTTTTTGGAGATTATCAAGTGGAGATTCGTGGAGGAGATGCTTTCTCGGTGTTCGTTTCCATTggttcctcctcctcctcggaGCTCAGTAGAGAATGGTGGTGGTAAGTCACGGTATAGCGTCCGTGGTGTGTTGGAGTCTGTTAGCCCTGTGTCTCTTGTTCCTTTGGGTTCTGATGATTCCGTAAACGTTCCTGTGAAGGGGTTTTTAGTTAAGGTAATGGCTTGTGAGTGTAAAGAATGTAGACGGAAGGATGTGTTGGATTCGGTTGACTCTAGTCACTGTTTTGACAAGGCAGTCTTCGTTTACTTCTGTGGTTCAGTTGCTGCGAGTTGGCACCCTGCTATTGTGAAGCTAGTTGGAAGAAACATTGCTCTATCGGcgatgaagaagaagttggTATATATAAGCAAATGTGATTCTCTGTTGGTGTTTGTGACCACTGAGAACTCTCTTCTTCATTCACCTTGGATTTCTAAGAAAGATGAATCTTTTAAAAGTGTTGTTGATGGGCGAGGTAACTGCGGTTCCTACCTTGGATTTGTCAACGGCTTGTACATGAAAGGGAAGCTTGTTGAGCTGGATGAAGATGTCTGGCTTTTATTGACGGATCAGATACATAACAGATCACACAGTATCCGGACTGGTTCCCTT ATTTTTGTCAGAAATGTTCATTTTGTGAATACCAGATTTTCTTGGGGAAAAGTGCTTATACTTGGGGCATGTTGTAAGACCAGCATCACAGTTGAGAAATTTTCACCTTTTGAAACAAG TTGTCTTGTAGATTCTTGTTTGCAGACATCTCTTACTCGATTCGTTGAGTCTTTGTCCTTTCCTGCAAGATTTTG GACACTACTTGTTAGTTCATGCTTCCAGAACTTTGGCCGAATGCCATCAGACAAGGAAAGCTTGAGATCATGCCAG GAGGATGAACTGACAAAGATGTATGCAGAGTCACGAATACCACCATCCATGTTTCAACCTAGG TGCGGGATTTTTACTGAATTCTGCATGCATGAATCTTGCGGATGCAATAGTGAAGCTCGTGATTGCAACCTAAAACTG GTCATGCCTATCTCAAGTTTTGTCCACCATTACAAGGTCTTGCTGGATGAATTGCTTTCTCGGATTAAGAAAGATGACACCCAGTTTATTGCTAGTAATTGCTTAATTCAGAAAAGATACTGTCATACAAATGTGAAGATTCTAAAAAGTGAAGATATTGGTGTTATCTTGCTTGGAAGATTGAAG GTTTCAGCTTCTGGAATACTACAGTTGCAAGACAGAACTAGCAGCACTAATGTTCTGATGCCAGACTTTCTAAGTGATAGAAATTCGTGCAGGATATATGAG GTTTCTGATTACAATCTCATTATGGAAATACCTGAATCAATGCGCCACATCCCGTTTCTTCAAAAGCCACTTCACTGTAAAATTTTGCTTGATCCCACTTCAATGGATAGCGACAACGCCTTGACAGTGCCATTTTCTCTATCGTTTGGTGCTGCAAGCTGTAGAACTGCTCTCGTAGATCAGTCTATTGACTGGAGGCATGATCTCAATGAGTTCAAAGGGGGCAGGTTTCACGTATTTAGGGTGACCCATAAATTTCCAATTCTCAAAAAG GGTCTTCCAGGAATGCCTGACTGCACCAGTGTTTTCATCGAAGCTGTAATCATTCCATGGGAACTCGTTTGCACTGTGACCGAAGAAGACGCAGCTGCTCCCCAATTTGATGAAAGCAAGGCCTCCCAAGAAGAACATCCACGTAAGAGATGTAAAACTAATAATTCATTAGGGAATGAAAGAGTATTGTCTGTACCGCATGAAATTTCTTGCGACATGACCGTTCGATGTGCAAGCAGTCACTGGTCGGCCGTAGCAGCAACTCTGTCTAATTTAAAGGAAAAGAAAAGTGGTAACATGCGAAGTGTGAAGCGTGTGCTGTTAGAATTCATACCTAAATGCAAAAACTATAAT ATTGGCGGTTTCTATTTGATGAAGCATGACATTGacgattctttttgttttggacGGTCCAGCATATCTAACAATGATAAAATCAATATCAGACCCGAATCACGTTTATGGAGTCTGGAATTTTCTTTTGATGAAGTTTCAACCCAGGATGGATCTATGGATGTATATCCTCTGGTGTCTTCTCAACCATCTCCTGCGGTGGAAAAACGAGATGTTTCTTGTCCACAACGTTTTTCAGATGTTTCGCTTCTTCTCCCTTATGATGCAAAAGCTCTCTTCTCAGTATATCTTAAGGACTTGGACGAACTGAACAAGCCAGTCGCAGTTGAAAAGGATGGAGATAATACTCAGGGAGAGGTTATCATGCATGCAGAGCCGTCTCAACCACCTCTTTCCAACAGCTTGTTTCCTGAGGGAAACCTAGCGACTTTCACGGGTGATGTAGTAGCAGTTGAGGCTGTTGACTCGAGTGTCATCAGCAGCTATTGCATTCATGTTCGAGTCGATTATCAAATT GTGAAGATTTTTGGTCCACTTAGAAGGCACTCATACCTCACTGGATTTGGCCCTGGGGTGAATGCAACATTCTACCGAATTCTTGGAACTAG AGAGGAAAGCAGGTTTCTCTTGTCATCAGCATCTTTTGTCAAAATAAACTCACGAAAGGCATTGAATGGTCCAGCTTTAGACAAACCGACTCATCAAACTGCTATTGGTCTACCTAAAATTAGACCTCAAGAATCCTCAGGACACAAGGATAATCTGCAAATTAACTTTGTCTTCAAG GTTCTTTCAGTTCATCTTCTGGTTCTCCAAGTGGAATCTGATGATCCTTCAGAAAACAAATGTGGGGAAAATATAGATATACCGCTTGCAGGATTTGTGGTAG ATGACGGATCATCAACTTATCTTTGCTGGACGAGTGGGGAAAGAGCATTTACATTTCTTAGGCTGCACGAAGAATTGCCTGAAGACGCCATTGATGTGGACCAGTGGATCAGAAGCGACAGCAGCCGGAGCACAACAGCTTACCATCTTGAGAAAATAGTTTGGGTTCACAAGAGAATAGTGATTAAGGTCAATGGATCACAAAATGATGCCCTTTTTCAAAACCTCACCATTGATGTTGCTTCACAACAACTTCTCGCCGAGTCTGAGGATAATTTCCTCAAGTGGTTGATACTAAATGCCACTAGCGGCCCCATGTGGGTACGTTCGAGCTCCTTGATTTCATGGTCGAAGTTTCTCTCAGGTCGGAGATTGTTTATTTCCTCTCCTATCTTCATTATTCTGGTTAACGCAGGATGTTACGGCGAGCTCAATGGACATGACAATGATTCAGCATGTGGAGAGAGAACAGTGTGTGGAGATGGAAGCTTCAGGGCTTACACGTCGGAACGTTTGGGGCAATGA
- the LOC103838843 gene encoding CST complex subunit CTC1 isoform X1 — MENATLITISDLVNEGRPITGASSLFYSSSPHPQSSRKFLAPLNYPAVIVGTLALPSETLKCPNRYCFRFTDGVSTICCDIIGFEIRAIGSTIRVLSWNFIPTNHHGGGFLEIIKWRFVEEMLSRCSFPLVPPPPRSSVENGGGKSRYSVRGVLESVSPVSLVPLGSDDSVNVPVKGFLVKVMACECKECRRKDVLDSVDSSHCFDKAVFVYFCGSVAASWHPAIVKLVGRNIALSAMKKKLVYISKCDSLLVFVTTENSLLHSPWISKKDESFKSVVDGRGNCGSYLGFVNGLYMKGKLVELDEDVWLLLTDQIHNRSHSIRTGSLIFVRNVHFVNTRFSWGKVLILGACCKTSITVEKFSPFETSCLVDSCLQTSLTRFVESLSFPARFWTLLVSSCFQNFGRMPSDKESLRSCQEDELTKMYAESRIPPSMFQPRCGIFTEFCMHESCGCNSEARDCNLKLVMPISSFVHHYKVLLDELLSRIKKDDTQFIASNCLIQKRYCHTNVKILKSEDIGVILLGRLKVSASGILQLQDRTSSTNVLMPDFLSDRNSCRIYEVSDYNLIMEIPESMRHIPFLQKPLHCKILLDPTSMDSDNALTVPFSLSFGAASCRTALVDQSIDWRHDLNEFKGGRFHVFRVTHKFPILKKGLPGMPDCTSVFIEAVIIPWELVCTVTEEDAAAPQFDESKASQEEHPRKRCKTNNSLGNERVLSVPHEISCDMTVRCASSHWSAVAATLSNLKEKKSGNMRSVKRVLLEFIPKCKNYNGLQIGGFYLMKHDIDDSFCFGRSSISNNDKINIRPESRLWSLEFSFDEVSTQDGSMDVYPLVSSQPSPAVEKRDVSCPQRFSDVSLLLPYDAKALFSVYLKDLDELNKPVAVEKDGDNTQGEVIMHAEPSQPPLSNSLFPEGNLATFTGDVVAVEAVDSSVISSYCIHVRVDYQIVKIFGPLRRHSYLTGFGPGVNATFYRILGTREESRFLLSSASFVKINSRKALNGPALDKPTHQTAIGLPKIRPQESSGHKDNLQINFVFKVLSVHLLVLQVESDDPSENKCGENIDIPLAGFVVDDGSSTYLCWTSGERAFTFLRLHEELPEDAIDVDQWIRSDSSRSTTAYHLEKIVWVHKRIVIKVNGSQNDALFQNLTIDVASQQLLAESEDNFLKWLILNATSGPMWVRSSSLISWSKFLSGRRLFISSPIFIILVNAGCYGELNGHDNDSACGERTVCGDGSFRAYTSERLGQ; from the exons ATGTCCGAATCGCTACTGCTTTCGGTTCACAGACGGCGTCTCGACGATCTGCTGCGATATCATCGGTTTCGAAATTCGCGCGATTGGGAGTACCATACGTGTTCTCTCTTGGAATTTCATTCCTACGAATCATCACGGTGGGGGGTTTTTGGAGATTATCAAGTGGAGATTCGTGGAGGAGATGCTTTCTCGGTGTTCGTTTCCATTggttcctcctcctcctcggaGCTCAGTAGAGAATGGTGGTGGTAAGTCACGGTATAGCGTCCGTGGTGTGTTGGAGTCTGTTAGCCCTGTGTCTCTTGTTCCTTTGGGTTCTGATGATTCCGTAAACGTTCCTGTGAAGGGGTTTTTAGTTAAGGTAATGGCTTGTGAGTGTAAAGAATGTAGACGGAAGGATGTGTTGGATTCGGTTGACTCTAGTCACTGTTTTGACAAGGCAGTCTTCGTTTACTTCTGTGGTTCAGTTGCTGCGAGTTGGCACCCTGCTATTGTGAAGCTAGTTGGAAGAAACATTGCTCTATCGGcgatgaagaagaagttggTATATATAAGCAAATGTGATTCTCTGTTGGTGTTTGTGACCACTGAGAACTCTCTTCTTCATTCACCTTGGATTTCTAAGAAAGATGAATCTTTTAAAAGTGTTGTTGATGGGCGAGGTAACTGCGGTTCCTACCTTGGATTTGTCAACGGCTTGTACATGAAAGGGAAGCTTGTTGAGCTGGATGAAGATGTCTGGCTTTTATTGACGGATCAGATACATAACAGATCACACAGTATCCGGACTGGTTCCCTT ATTTTTGTCAGAAATGTTCATTTTGTGAATACCAGATTTTCTTGGGGAAAAGTGCTTATACTTGGGGCATGTTGTAAGACCAGCATCACAGTTGAGAAATTTTCACCTTTTGAAACAAG TTGTCTTGTAGATTCTTGTTTGCAGACATCTCTTACTCGATTCGTTGAGTCTTTGTCCTTTCCTGCAAGATTTTG GACACTACTTGTTAGTTCATGCTTCCAGAACTTTGGCCGAATGCCATCAGACAAGGAAAGCTTGAGATCATGCCAG GAGGATGAACTGACAAAGATGTATGCAGAGTCACGAATACCACCATCCATGTTTCAACCTAGG TGCGGGATTTTTACTGAATTCTGCATGCATGAATCTTGCGGATGCAATAGTGAAGCTCGTGATTGCAACCTAAAACTG GTCATGCCTATCTCAAGTTTTGTCCACCATTACAAGGTCTTGCTGGATGAATTGCTTTCTCGGATTAAGAAAGATGACACCCAGTTTATTGCTAGTAATTGCTTAATTCAGAAAAGATACTGTCATACAAATGTGAAGATTCTAAAAAGTGAAGATATTGGTGTTATCTTGCTTGGAAGATTGAAG GTTTCAGCTTCTGGAATACTACAGTTGCAAGACAGAACTAGCAGCACTAATGTTCTGATGCCAGACTTTCTAAGTGATAGAAATTCGTGCAGGATATATGAG GTTTCTGATTACAATCTCATTATGGAAATACCTGAATCAATGCGCCACATCCCGTTTCTTCAAAAGCCACTTCACTGTAAAATTTTGCTTGATCCCACTTCAATGGATAGCGACAACGCCTTGACAGTGCCATTTTCTCTATCGTTTGGTGCTGCAAGCTGTAGAACTGCTCTCGTAGATCAGTCTATTGACTGGAGGCATGATCTCAATGAGTTCAAAGGGGGCAGGTTTCACGTATTTAGGGTGACCCATAAATTTCCAATTCTCAAAAAG GGTCTTCCAGGAATGCCTGACTGCACCAGTGTTTTCATCGAAGCTGTAATCATTCCATGGGAACTCGTTTGCACTGTGACCGAAGAAGACGCAGCTGCTCCCCAATTTGATGAAAGCAAGGCCTCCCAAGAAGAACATCCACGTAAGAGATGTAAAACTAATAATTCATTAGGGAATGAAAGAGTATTGTCTGTACCGCATGAAATTTCTTGCGACATGACCGTTCGATGTGCAAGCAGTCACTGGTCGGCCGTAGCAGCAACTCTGTCTAATTTAAAGGAAAAGAAAAGTGGTAACATGCGAAGTGTGAAGCGTGTGCTGTTAGAATTCATACCTAAATGCAAAAACTATAAT GGGTTGCAGATTGGCGGTTTCTATTTGATGAAGCATGACATTGacgattctttttgttttggacGGTCCAGCATATCTAACAATGATAAAATCAATATCAGACCCGAATCACGTTTATGGAGTCTGGAATTTTCTTTTGATGAAGTTTCAACCCAGGATGGATCTATGGATGTATATCCTCTGGTGTCTTCTCAACCATCTCCTGCGGTGGAAAAACGAGATGTTTCTTGTCCACAACGTTTTTCAGATGTTTCGCTTCTTCTCCCTTATGATGCAAAAGCTCTCTTCTCAGTATATCTTAAGGACTTGGACGAACTGAACAAGCCAGTCGCAGTTGAAAAGGATGGAGATAATACTCAGGGAGAGGTTATCATGCATGCAGAGCCGTCTCAACCACCTCTTTCCAACAGCTTGTTTCCTGAGGGAAACCTAGCGACTTTCACGGGTGATGTAGTAGCAGTTGAGGCTGTTGACTCGAGTGTCATCAGCAGCTATTGCATTCATGTTCGAGTCGATTATCAAATT GTGAAGATTTTTGGTCCACTTAGAAGGCACTCATACCTCACTGGATTTGGCCCTGGGGTGAATGCAACATTCTACCGAATTCTTGGAACTAG AGAGGAAAGCAGGTTTCTCTTGTCATCAGCATCTTTTGTCAAAATAAACTCACGAAAGGCATTGAATGGTCCAGCTTTAGACAAACCGACTCATCAAACTGCTATTGGTCTACCTAAAATTAGACCTCAAGAATCCTCAGGACACAAGGATAATCTGCAAATTAACTTTGTCTTCAAG GTTCTTTCAGTTCATCTTCTGGTTCTCCAAGTGGAATCTGATGATCCTTCAGAAAACAAATGTGGGGAAAATATAGATATACCGCTTGCAGGATTTGTGGTAG ATGACGGATCATCAACTTATCTTTGCTGGACGAGTGGGGAAAGAGCATTTACATTTCTTAGGCTGCACGAAGAATTGCCTGAAGACGCCATTGATGTGGACCAGTGGATCAGAAGCGACAGCAGCCGGAGCACAACAGCTTACCATCTTGAGAAAATAGTTTGGGTTCACAAGAGAATAGTGATTAAGGTCAATGGATCACAAAATGATGCCCTTTTTCAAAACCTCACCATTGATGTTGCTTCACAACAACTTCTCGCCGAGTCTGAGGATAATTTCCTCAAGTGGTTGATACTAAATGCCACTAGCGGCCCCATGTGGGTACGTTCGAGCTCCTTGATTTCATGGTCGAAGTTTCTCTCAGGTCGGAGATTGTTTATTTCCTCTCCTATCTTCATTATTCTGGTTAACGCAGGATGTTACGGCGAGCTCAATGGACATGACAATGATTCAGCATGTGGAGAGAGAACAGTGTGTGGAGATGGAAGCTTCAGGGCTTACACGTCGGAACGTTTGGGGCAATGA